In the Aliarcobacter cryaerophilus genome, one interval contains:
- a CDS encoding aldo/keto reductase has translation MEYRYIGKTGLRVSSICMGTMTFGSSTSKDEAFKILDKAYDRGINFFDTAELYPVSPKKETIGNTEKIVGEWLKTKPRDSVILATKIAGAASGWFVPPVRHGLTAIDSFHIKKAIEDSLRRLQTDYIDLYQMHWPDTIVPIEESLKAFDALVKEGKVRYIGTSNDSAYGLTKANEISKYKGYTRFESIQNNFSLLNPRFHDELANVCRLENISLLPYSPMAGGVLSGKYCGGFYPEGSRFETYLKESNKRVQAMAYRFVNERTLEATKKYLELAKEYEVSPVTLAISYSKHFDFVASTIVGARKIEQLDDSLKAFDFKISSELLKKIEIIQKDILYPMG, from the coding sequence ATGGAATATAGATATATTGGAAAAACAGGTCTTAGAGTAAGTTCTATTTGTATGGGAACTATGACTTTTGGAAGTAGTACATCAAAAGATGAAGCGTTTAAGATATTGGATAAGGCTTATGATAGAGGAATAAATTTTTTTGATACGGCAGAACTATATCCTGTTAGTCCTAAAAAAGAGACTATTGGAAATACTGAAAAAATAGTAGGAGAGTGGCTTAAAACAAAGCCAAGAGATAGTGTAATACTAGCAACAAAAATTGCAGGAGCTGCTTCAGGTTGGTTTGTTCCACCTGTAAGACATGGTTTGACAGCAATTGATAGTTTTCATATAAAAAAAGCTATTGAAGATAGTTTAAGAAGACTTCAAACAGATTATATAGATCTTTATCAAATGCATTGGCCAGATACTATTGTTCCGATAGAGGAGAGTCTAAAAGCTTTTGATGCACTCGTAAAAGAGGGAAAAGTAAGATATATAGGAACTTCAAATGATAGTGCTTATGGGCTTACAAAAGCAAATGAAATAAGTAAATATAAAGGATATACTAGATTTGAGTCTATTCAAAATAATTTTTCACTTTTAAATCCAAGATTTCATGATGAGTTAGCAAATGTTTGTAGGCTTGAAAACATATCTTTATTACCATATTCACCAATGGCGGGTGGAGTTTTAAGTGGAAAATATTGTGGTGGATTTTATCCAGAAGGTTCAAGATTTGAAACATATTTAAAAGAGAGTAATAAAAGAGTTCAAGCTATGGCATATAGATTTGTAAATGAAAGAACTCTAGAGGCTACTAAAAAATATTTAGAACTTGCAAAAGAGTATGAAGTAAGTCCTGTTACTTTAGCAATTTCTTATTCAAAGCATTTTGATTTTGTAGCTTCTACAATTGTAGGGGCAAGAAAAATAGAGCAACTTGATGACTCTTTGAAAGCTTTTGATTTTAAGATATCAAGTGAATTGTTGAAAAAAATTGAGATAATTCAAAAAGATATTTTATATCCTATGGGTTAA
- the tatB gene encoding Sec-independent protein translocase protein TatB, which produces MIKSQPYKKMEQKMFGMGITEILLIAIVAVIALGPEKLPDAMVKIAKMFNSIKKGISDAKTTLDNELNIAELKEEANKFKAQIEDTKSSLSIENKFDLGLDDILKDDLEASKNDNEVEKIKEKFAKVNEDKAQKSKDEKFSLKNSEEVK; this is translated from the coding sequence TTGATAAAATCACAACCTTATAAAAAAATGGAGCAAAAAATGTTTGGAATGGGAATAACTGAAATTCTTCTAATCGCAATAGTTGCAGTTATCGCATTAGGTCCTGAAAAACTGCCAGATGCTATGGTAAAAATAGCAAAAATGTTTAACAGTATTAAAAAAGGGATAAGCGATGCAAAAACAACTTTGGATAATGAGCTAAATATAGCAGAATTAAAAGAAGAGGCAAATAAATTTAAAGCTCAAATTGAAGATACAAAATCATCTTTAAGTATTGAAAATAAGTTTGATTTAGGTCTAGATGATATTTTAAAAGATGATTTAGAAGCTTCAAAAAATGATAATGAGGTTGAAAAAATTAAAGAAAAATTTGCAAAAGTAAATGAAGATAAAGCTCAAAAAAGTAAAGATGAAAAGTTCTCTTTAAAAAATAGTGAGGAAGTTAAATAA
- the abc-f gene encoding ribosomal protection-like ABC-F family protein, with protein MALIDLQNISKQYDIKVILKDANFTLQAGQRVAVIGQNGQGKSTLFKIIMKAVEPDSGEIAIDRSIKIEMLDQQPKFKANLSVRDAIENQLVELKNAKLEYEKITNELMTNYEDENLLRRQSDLASFIDFHNAWDLDNMIERVLIEFQLKQYEHKDVNLLSGGEQRRVSLAGLILKKPDVLLLDEPTNHLDVYMVEFLEELLLKNNFTLLFISHDRYFIDNIATNVVEVDGGELRRFNGGYSSYLEQKAQILSNLQKEHENLLRLVKQEAHWMQHGVTARRKRNERRKAEYFDLKQKAKSNPAYIKKMSIELQREQKSFNSEEKQQNKKKMLYELDNIYKSLGEKDLIKDFTARILQKDTIAIVGPNGSGKSTLLKIFMEKMKIDKGSFKKGDFQIGYFDQQRDMLDDDKTIMEIFCPNGGDRVVLDDGRNMHVFGYLKNFLFPKEYLDKKVGVLSGGEKNRVALALLFTKRVDCMILDEPTNDLDIPTINILEEYLQNFQGALIFVSHDRYFVDKIAKKLFVFTGNGHIMESFQPYSEYLQIEKELKELDNLEVELEKEKTSVKVVNEPKKQTKLSYKDQREYDSLPNELEELEAKIEELNSCLADPKCYEKIGIVALSKDLEEKKAIYEEKVERFLTLEELVESFNS; from the coding sequence ATGGCACTAATCGACTTACAAAACATTTCCAAACAATACGATATTAAAGTTATTTTAAAAGATGCAAACTTCACTCTTCAAGCTGGGCAAAGAGTTGCAGTTATTGGTCAAAATGGACAAGGAAAATCAACACTTTTCAAAATAATTATGAAAGCAGTTGAACCTGATAGTGGTGAAATAGCGATAGATAGAAGTATCAAAATAGAGATGCTAGACCAACAACCAAAATTTAAAGCAAATTTGAGTGTAAGAGATGCTATTGAAAATCAGCTAGTTGAGTTAAAAAATGCAAAACTAGAGTATGAAAAAATTACAAATGAGTTAATGACAAATTATGAAGATGAAAATTTACTAAGAAGACAGAGTGATTTAGCATCTTTTATAGATTTTCATAATGCTTGGGATTTAGACAATATGATTGAGAGAGTTTTAATTGAATTCCAATTAAAACAGTATGAACACAAAGATGTAAATTTACTAAGCGGTGGAGAGCAACGTCGTGTGAGTTTAGCTGGTTTGATTTTAAAAAAACCAGATGTTCTACTTCTTGATGAGCCTACAAACCACCTTGATGTTTACATGGTTGAGTTTTTAGAAGAGTTACTTTTAAAAAATAACTTTACCCTACTTTTTATCTCTCACGATAGATATTTTATTGATAATATTGCTACAAATGTTGTTGAAGTTGATGGTGGAGAATTAAGAAGATTCAACGGAGGTTATTCTTCATACTTAGAACAAAAAGCGCAAATTTTATCAAATTTACAAAAAGAGCATGAAAATCTTTTAAGACTTGTAAAACAAGAAGCTCACTGGATGCAACACGGTGTTACGGCAAGAAGAAAAAGAAATGAAAGAAGAAAAGCTGAATATTTTGATTTAAAACAAAAAGCAAAATCAAATCCAGCATATATCAAAAAAATGAGTATAGAGCTTCAAAGAGAGCAAAAATCTTTTAATAGTGAAGAGAAACAACAAAATAAGAAAAAAATGCTTTATGAGCTTGATAATATTTATAAATCTTTAGGTGAAAAGGATTTAATAAAAGATTTCACTGCTAGAATCTTACAAAAAGATACAATTGCAATTGTTGGTCCAAATGGAAGCGGAAAATCAACACTGCTTAAAATTTTTATGGAAAAAATGAAAATTGATAAAGGAAGTTTTAAAAAAGGTGATTTTCAAATAGGTTATTTTGATCAACAAAGAGATATGCTTGATGATGATAAAACTATTATGGAGATTTTCTGTCCAAATGGTGGAGATAGAGTTGTTTTAGATGATGGAAGGAATATGCATGTTTTTGGATATTTAAAAAATTTCCTATTTCCAAAAGAGTATTTAGATAAAAAAGTTGGTGTTTTAAGTGGTGGGGAGAAAAATAGAGTTGCACTTGCCCTACTTTTTACAAAAAGAGTTGATTGTATGATTTTAGATGAACCTACAAATGATTTAGATATTCCTACAATTAATATTTTAGAAGAGTACTTACAAAACTTTCAAGGTGCTTTAATATTTGTATCACATGATAGATATTTTGTAGATAAAATTGCTAAAAAACTTTTTGTATTTACTGGAAATGGTCATATTATGGAGAGTTTCCAACCATATAGTGAATATTTACAAATTGAAAAAGAGTTAAAAGAGCTGGATAATTTAGAAGTTGAATTAGAAAAAGAGAAAACATCTGTAAAAGTTGTAAATGAACCTAAAAAACAGACAAAATTATCATATAAAGATCAAAGAGAATATGATAGTTTACCAAATGAGCTTGAAGAGCTTGAAGCTAAAATAGAAGAGTTAAACAGCTGTTTAGCAGATCCAAAATGTTATGAAAAAATTGGAATTGTAGCACTTTCAAAAGATTTAGAAGAGAAAAAAGCTATTTATGAAGAGAAAGTTGAGAGATTTTTAACTCTTGAAGAACTAGTTGAGAGTTTTAATTCTTAA
- a CDS encoding malate dehydrogenase — protein sequence MIKKKIVDLKDKNLEFIQKDETIKLLSFNTLKMSLEIAIFKNDKLIKNSSMVFAHLPKSLKAKLNPK from the coding sequence TTGATAAAAAAGAAAATAGTAGATTTAAAAGATAAAAATCTTGAATTTATACAAAAAGATGAAACAATAAAACTACTTAGTTTTAATACTTTAAAAATGAGTTTAGAAATAGCTATTTTTAAAAATGATAAGCTTATAAAAAATAGCTCTATGGTTTTTGCCCATCTTCCAAAAAGCTTAAAAGCAAAACTAAACCCTAAATAA
- a CDS encoding dUTP diphosphatase, producing MLYKDFKEAVKVVGFTSVDEFVKYAKLDSNDVLTWEAKDEIPYFVSLLLHILKGDKEVLPSSLSLQSIVEECLPLASLLEEASSFPSKLEEMFLLQKQLNDSTNGKNWELGLNKFNKEINWLRCIHMEVAELIDSTPWKHWKNINSAPDMNNIHVELVDIWHFLMSYILQETNVPKAVSLVNTHCIYEAAQNIDVNLIIKESEKLSYIALAIETKNMPSFSGIERFIEQFFRACKSAGLSFSWLQKLYIGKNCLNQFRQDNGYKEGTYKKVWNGSEDNVVMVELLKTIEDVSFDELYEQLKLKYNQN from the coding sequence TTGTTATATAAAGATTTTAAAGAGGCTGTAAAAGTTGTTGGATTTACTTCAGTTGATGAGTTTGTAAAATATGCAAAGTTAGACTCAAATGATGTATTAACTTGGGAAGCAAAAGATGAAATTCCATATTTTGTATCATTACTTTTACATATTTTAAAAGGTGATAAAGAGGTTTTACCATCAAGTTTAAGTTTACAAAGTATTGTTGAGGAGTGTTTACCTCTTGCTTCTTTACTTGAAGAGGCTTCATCTTTCCCTTCAAAACTTGAAGAGATGTTTTTATTGCAAAAACAATTAAATGATAGTACAAATGGTAAAAATTGGGAGTTGGGTCTAAACAAATTTAATAAAGAGATAAATTGGCTTAGATGTATTCATATGGAAGTGGCTGAACTAATTGATTCAACTCCTTGGAAGCACTGGAAAAATATCAATTCAGCTCCTGATATGAATAATATTCATGTTGAGCTTGTAGATATTTGGCACTTTTTAATGAGTTATATTTTACAAGAAACAAATGTTCCAAAAGCTGTATCTTTAGTAAATACACACTGTATTTATGAAGCAGCACAAAATATTGATGTAAATTTAATAATAAAAGAGTCTGAAAAACTTTCATATATAGCACTTGCTATTGAGACAAAAAATATGCCATCTTTTAGTGGAATAGAGAGATTCATTGAGCAGTTTTTTAGAGCTTGTAAAAGTGCTGGATTATCTTTTTCTTGGCTTCAAAAATTATATATTGGTAAAAATTGTTTAAATCAATTTAGACAAGATAATGGCTACAAAGAGGGAACGTATAAAAAAGTTTGGAATGGAAGCGAAGATAATGTTGTGATGGTTGAATTACTCAAAACAATAGAAGATGTAAGTTTTGATGAACTTTATGAACAATTAAAATTAAAATATAATCAAAATTAA
- a CDS encoding uracil-DNA glycosylase, with product MEKKIICQKCTNYFVTWEAGKPHGCKAYGFKSKAIPSIVVKNSSGENCKLFVEKKFENRS from the coding sequence ATGGAGAAAAAAATAATCTGTCAAAAATGTACAAACTATTTTGTAACTTGGGAAGCAGGAAAACCTCATGGTTGTAAGGCTTATGGATTTAAGTCAAAGGCAATTCCTAGTATTGTTGTAAAAAATAGTAGTGGAGAAAATTGTAAGCTTTTTGTTGAAAAAAAATTTGAAAATAGGAGTTGA
- the recR gene encoding recombination mediator RecR: MNRELEKFYELVEAFESLPTIGKKSALRLAYHIVMNDNYCGIKLSHSIENALKSIKKCKRCQSMSENEICEYCLDESRDSSKLCIVQSAKDIFIIEDSKEFDGRYFVIDELEIDLIIKLQEYIKNSGVKNILFAITPSIANDAFILYIEDKLKDFDISFTKIAQGVPTGVSLENVDLMSLSKAIQSQVGI, translated from the coding sequence ATGAATAGAGAGTTAGAAAAATTTTATGAACTAGTAGAAGCTTTTGAATCTTTACCAACTATTGGAAAAAAATCGGCTTTAAGACTTGCTTATCACATTGTAATGAATGACAACTATTGTGGAATAAAACTATCTCATAGTATAGAAAATGCATTAAAAAGTATTAAAAAATGTAAAAGATGTCAAAGTATGAGTGAGAATGAGATTTGCGAATATTGCTTAGATGAGAGTCGTGATAGTAGTAAATTGTGTATTGTACAAAGTGCAAAAGATATTTTTATTATTGAAGATTCAAAAGAGTTTGATGGAAGATATTTTGTAATTGATGAGCTTGAAATTGATTTGATAATTAAGCTTCAAGAGTATATAAAAAATAGTGGGGTAAAAAATATTTTATTTGCTATTACTCCATCTATTGCAAATGATGCTTTTATACTATATATTGAAGATAAATTAAAAGATTTCGATATAAGTTTTACAAAAATAGCTCAAGGTGTTCCTACTGGAGTTAGTTTAGAAAATGTAGATTTAATGTCTTTATCGAAAGCTATTCAAAGTCAAGTAGGAATATAA
- the tatC gene encoding twin-arginine translocase subunit TatC, producing MFDDLKPHIADLRKRLVISSITVVIMFFACFSFYEPILEWMMAPVKHALPAGTSMIAVEIQETFFTAMKVAFFGGFIISLPVIFWQLWLFLAPGLYDHEKKLVVPFVFFATLMFLLGASFAYYIVVPVGFDFLIAFGNSVVSVLPSIGKYVGFFTKLLIGFGIAFELPVITFFLAKIGLVNDQMLKDFFRYAVVLIFIVAAVLTPPDVISQVLMAAPLLILYGVSIYIAKVFNPAQKEEEEEE from the coding sequence ATGTTTGATGATTTAAAACCCCATATAGCAGATCTTAGAAAGAGATTGGTTATTTCTAGTATTACTGTAGTTATTATGTTTTTTGCTTGTTTCTCTTTTTATGAACCTATTTTAGAGTGGATGATGGCTCCTGTTAAACACGCTCTTCCAGCTGGGACTTCAATGATAGCAGTTGAAATTCAAGAGACATTTTTTACAGCTATGAAAGTTGCATTTTTTGGAGGATTTATTATCTCTTTACCTGTAATTTTTTGGCAATTATGGTTGTTTTTAGCTCCTGGTTTGTACGACCATGAGAAAAAACTTGTTGTTCCTTTTGTATTTTTTGCAACTTTAATGTTTTTACTAGGAGCATCTTTTGCTTATTATATAGTTGTTCCTGTAGGATTTGATTTTTTAATTGCATTTGGTAATAGTGTTGTTAGTGTTTTACCTAGTATTGGAAAATATGTTGGATTTTTTACAAAACTTTTGATTGGTTTTGGTATTGCATTTGAATTACCTGTTATTACATTTTTCCTTGCAAAAATTGGTCTTGTAAATGATCAAATGCTTAAAGATTTTTTTAGATATGCTGTTGTTTTAATCTTTATTGTTGCTGCAGTTTTAACTCCACCAGATGTTATTAGCCAAGTTTTAATGGCGGCTCCTTTGTTGATTCTTTATGGAGTATCTATTTATATAGCAAAAGTATTTAATCCAGCGCAAAAAGAAGAAGAGGAAGAAGAGTAG